One Arvicanthis niloticus isolate mArvNil1 chromosome 3, mArvNil1.pat.X, whole genome shotgun sequence DNA segment encodes these proteins:
- the Fsd1 gene encoding fibronectin type III and SPRY domain-containing protein 1 isoform X1 gives MEDQREALRKIITTLAMKNEETQTFIYSLKQMLLNIEANSAKVQEDLEAEFQSLTSVLEELKESMLMKIKQDRASRTYELQNQLAACTRALESSEELLETANQTLQAADSEDFPQAAKQIKDGVTMAPAFRLSLKAKVSDNMSHLMVDFAQERQMLQALKFLPVPSAPIIDLAESVVADNCVALVWHMPDEDSKIDHYVLEYRRTNFEGPPRLKEDQPWMVVEGIRHTEHTLTGLKFDMKYMNIRVKACNKAVAGEFSEPVTLETPAFMFRLDGSTSHQNLRVEDLSVEWDAMGGKVQDIKAREKEGKGRTASPVNSPARGTPSPKRMSSGRGGRDRFTAESYTVLGDTLIDGGEHYWEVRFEPDSKAFGLGVAYRSLGRFEQLGKTAASWCLHANNWLQASFTAKHANKVKVLDSPVPDCLGVHCDFHQGLLSFYNARTKQLLHTFKAKFTQPLLPAFTVWCGSFQVTTGLQVPSAVRCLQKRGSATSSSNTSLT, from the exons ATGGAGGACCAGCGG GAGGCGCTAAGAAAAATCATCACTACCCTGGCCATGAAGAATGAGGAGACACAGACCTTCATCTACTCCCTGAAGCAGATGTTGCTGAATATAGAG GCAAACTCAGCCAAAGTCCAGGAGGATCTGGAAGCCGAGTTCCAGTCCCTCACATCGGTTCTGGAGGAACTGAAGGAATCCATGCTGATGAAGATCAAACAGGACAGGGCCAGCCGCACTTACGAGCTGCAG AACCAGTTAGCTGCCTGCACACGGGCCCTGGAGAGCTCTGAGGAGCTCCTGGAAACAGCCAACCAGACCCTGCAGGCTGCAGATAGCGAGGACTTCCCTCAG GCCGCCAAGCAaatcaaagatgg CGTGACCATGGCCCCCGCCTTCCGACTGTCACTCAAAGCCAAGGTCAGCGACAATATGAGTCACCTCATGGTGGACTTCGCACAGGAAAGGCAGATGCTACAGGCCCTCAAGTTCCTACCTG TGCCCAGCGCCCCCATCATCGACTTGGCGGAGTCCGTCGTGGCAGATAACTGTGTGGCGCTGGTGTGGCATATGCCAGATGAGGACAGCAAGATTGACCACTATGTCCTGGAGTACCGCAGGACCAATTTTGAGGGCCCGCCCCGCCTCAAGGAGGACCAACCCTGGATGGTTGTTGAGGGCATCCGGCACACGGAGCACACCTTGACAG GTCTCAAATTTGACATGAAATACATGAACATTCGTGTGAAAGCTTGTAACAAGGCGGTGGCTGGTGAATTCTCCGAGCCGGTGACCTTAGAGACACCAG CATTCATGTTCCGCCTGGACGGGTCCACATCTCACCAGAACCTGCGAGTGGAAGACCTCTCCGTTGAGTGGGACGCCATGGGCGGGAAGGTTCAAGATATCAAGGCTCGAGAGAAAGAGGGCAAGGGAAGGACAGCGTCCCCTGTAAACTCTCCAGCCAG AGGGACTCCATCtcccaagaggatgtcctcaggTCGTGGGGGCCGGGACCGGTTCACAGCTGAGTCTTACACGGTGCTGG GGGACACGCTGATTGACGGTGGGGAGCACTACTGGGAAGTGCGCTTTGAACCAGACAGCAAAGCCTTTGGCCTGGGTGTGGCCTACCGAAGCCTAGGCCGCTTCGAGCAGCTGGGCAAGACGGCTGCATCCTGGTGCCTGCATGCCAACAACTGGCTGCAGGCCAGCTTCACTGCCAAGCATGCCAACAAGGTCAAAGTGCTAGACAGCCCTGTGCCTGACTGCTTGGGTGTGCACTGCGACTTCCACCAAG GCCTCCTGTCTTTCTACAATGCCCGAACCAAACAGCTCCTGCACACCTTCAAGGCCAAGTTCACGCAGCCTCTGCTTCCAGCCTTCACC GTGTGGTGTGGAAGCTTCCAGGTGACCACAGGCCTGCAGGTGCCCAGTGCAGTGCGCTGCCTGCAGAAGCGGGGCAGTGCCACTAGCAGTTCCAATACCAGCCTCACCTAG
- the Stap2 gene encoding signal-transducing adaptor protein 2 isoform X2, whose amino-acid sequence MASALSPPRGPKLKGAPPSHYYESFLEKKGPCDQDYRKFWAGLQGLAICFYNGNRDLQPLERLDLRLFSKLKEETLLGSSRDTAYHFSLVLRDQEVKFKVESLESCEMWKGFILTVVELRVPSNLTLLPGHLYMMAEVLAKEEVRRAAEVPWCFLQVSRLEAQLLLERYPECGNLLLRPGGDGKDSVSVTTRQILNGSPVVKHYKVKREGPNYVIDVEDPFPCPSLEAVVNYFVTHTKRALIPFVLDEDYEKVLGFVDSDRENGESAWAVPSSRGSGHALPANVPKPLPPVPVPVSSQEDKLPPLPQLPDQDENYVTPIEDSPAAEYMNQDVSLSSQAVPLKLKKPARLPAKPPKPAVLPKPDLKAINSIWTRKLGGSSPQAPSLVTRLGDITAELEEKLQKRRALEH is encoded by the exons ATGGCCTCTGCCCTGAGTCCACCGCGGGGCCCCAAGCTCAAAGGTGCTCCACCTTCGCACTACTACGAGAGCTTCCTAGAGAAAAAGGGACCCTGTGACCAG GATTACAGGAAGTTCTGGGCAGGCCTCCAGGGTTTAGCCATCTGTTTCTACAATGGCAATCGGGACTTGCAG CCCCTGGAGAGGCTGGACCTGAGGCTGTTTTCAAAGCTCAAAGAGGAGACTCTGCTGGGAAGCTCACGTGACACTGCCTATCACTTCAGCCTGGTTCTCCGGGACCAGGAGGTTAAATTCAAG gTGGAGAGCCTGGAATCTTGTGAGATGTGGAAAGGATTTATCTTGACTGTGGTGGAG CTCCGTGTCCCATCTAACCTGACCCTGCTGCCTGGACACCTGTACATGATGGCTGAGGTCCTGGCCAAAGAGGAGGTACGGAGGGCAGCCGAGGTGCCCTG GTGCTTTCTGCAGGTGAGCAGGCTAGAGGCGCAGCTGCTCCTGGAGCGCTACCCGGAGTGCGGGAACCTGCTTCTGCGGCCTGGAGGCGATGGCAAGGACAGTGTGTCTGTCACTACCCGGCAGATACTCAATGG GTCACCCGTGGTCAAACACTACAAGGTGAAGCGGGAAGGTCCTAACTATGTGATCGACGTGGAAGACCCG tttccctgcccctcactggaAGCTGTGGTCAACTATTTTGTGACGCACACCAAGAGGGCGCTGATCCCTTTCGTGTTGGATGAGGACTATGAGAAGGTTCTAG GCTTCGTGGATTCGGATCGGGAGAACGGCGAGAGTGCATGGGCTGTGCCCTCCTCCCGAGGCTCAG GCCATGCCCTCCCTGCTAATGTCCCAAAGCCACTCCCacctgtacctgtacctgtgTCCAGCCAGGAAGACAAGTTGCCTCCCCTGCCTCAGTTACCAGACCAGGATGAGAACTATGTGACTCCCATTGAAGACTCCCCAGCAGCTGAATACATGAATCAGGATG TGTCTCTCTCCAGTCAGGCAGTCCCCCTGAAGCTCAAGAAGCCAGCAAGGCTCCCAGCCAAACCCCCAAAGCCAGCAGTTTTGCCTAAGCCAG ATCTCAAAGCCATTAACAGCATCTGGACCAGGAAGCTAGGCGGAAGCTCACCCCAGGCTCCCTCCCTTGTGACAA GACTTGGGGATATCACTGCTGAGCTGGAAGAGAAACTACAGAAGAGGAGGGCACTGGAACACTGA
- the Fsd1 gene encoding fibronectin type III and SPRY domain-containing protein 1 isoform X3, which produces MEDQREALRKIITTLAMKNEETQTFIYSLKQMLLNIEANSAKVQEDLEAEFQSLTSVLEELKESMLMKIKQDRASRTYELQNQLAACTRALESSEELLETANQTLQAADSEDFPQAAKQIKDGVTMAPAFRLSLKAKVSDNMSHLMVDFAQERQMLQALKFLPVPSAPIIDLAESVVADNCVALVWHMPDEDSKIDHYVLEYRRTNFEGPPRLKEDQPWMVVEGIRHTEHTLTGLKFDMKYMNIRVKACNKAVAGEFSEPVTLETPAFMFRLDGSTSHQNLRVEDLSVEWDAMGGKVQDIKAREKEGKGRTASPVNSPARGTPSPKRMSSGRGGRDRFTAESYTVLGDTLIDGGEHYWEVRFEPDSKAFGLGVAYRSLGRFEQLGKTAASWCLHANNWLQASCLSTMPEPNSSCTPSRPSSRSLCFQPSP; this is translated from the exons ATGGAGGACCAGCGG GAGGCGCTAAGAAAAATCATCACTACCCTGGCCATGAAGAATGAGGAGACACAGACCTTCATCTACTCCCTGAAGCAGATGTTGCTGAATATAGAG GCAAACTCAGCCAAAGTCCAGGAGGATCTGGAAGCCGAGTTCCAGTCCCTCACATCGGTTCTGGAGGAACTGAAGGAATCCATGCTGATGAAGATCAAACAGGACAGGGCCAGCCGCACTTACGAGCTGCAG AACCAGTTAGCTGCCTGCACACGGGCCCTGGAGAGCTCTGAGGAGCTCCTGGAAACAGCCAACCAGACCCTGCAGGCTGCAGATAGCGAGGACTTCCCTCAG GCCGCCAAGCAaatcaaagatgg CGTGACCATGGCCCCCGCCTTCCGACTGTCACTCAAAGCCAAGGTCAGCGACAATATGAGTCACCTCATGGTGGACTTCGCACAGGAAAGGCAGATGCTACAGGCCCTCAAGTTCCTACCTG TGCCCAGCGCCCCCATCATCGACTTGGCGGAGTCCGTCGTGGCAGATAACTGTGTGGCGCTGGTGTGGCATATGCCAGATGAGGACAGCAAGATTGACCACTATGTCCTGGAGTACCGCAGGACCAATTTTGAGGGCCCGCCCCGCCTCAAGGAGGACCAACCCTGGATGGTTGTTGAGGGCATCCGGCACACGGAGCACACCTTGACAG GTCTCAAATTTGACATGAAATACATGAACATTCGTGTGAAAGCTTGTAACAAGGCGGTGGCTGGTGAATTCTCCGAGCCGGTGACCTTAGAGACACCAG CATTCATGTTCCGCCTGGACGGGTCCACATCTCACCAGAACCTGCGAGTGGAAGACCTCTCCGTTGAGTGGGACGCCATGGGCGGGAAGGTTCAAGATATCAAGGCTCGAGAGAAAGAGGGCAAGGGAAGGACAGCGTCCCCTGTAAACTCTCCAGCCAG AGGGACTCCATCtcccaagaggatgtcctcaggTCGTGGGGGCCGGGACCGGTTCACAGCTGAGTCTTACACGGTGCTGG GGGACACGCTGATTGACGGTGGGGAGCACTACTGGGAAGTGCGCTTTGAACCAGACAGCAAAGCCTTTGGCCTGGGTGTGGCCTACCGAAGCCTAGGCCGCTTCGAGCAGCTGGGCAAGACGGCTGCATCCTGGTGCCTGCATGCCAACAACTGGCTGCAG GCCTCCTGTCTTTCTACAATGCCCGAACCAAACAGCTCCTGCACACCTTCAAGGCCAAGTTCACGCAGCCTCTGCTTCCAGCCTTCACCGTGA
- the Stap2 gene encoding signal-transducing adaptor protein 2 isoform X1, producing MASALSPPRGPKLKGAPPSHYYESFLEKKGPCDQDYRKFWAGLQGLAICFYNGNRDLQPLERLDLRLFSKLKEETLLGSSRDTAYHFSLVLRDQEVKFKVESLESCEMWKGFILTVVELRVPSNLTLLPGHLYMMAEVLAKEEVRRAAEVPWCFLQVSRLEAQLLLERYPECGNLLLRPGGDGKDSVSVTTRQILNGSPVVKHYKVKREGPNYVIDVEDPFPCPSLEAVVNYFVTHTKRALIPFVLDEDYEKVLGFVDSDRENGESAWAVPSSRGSGHALPANVPKPLPPVPVPVSSQEDKLPPLPQLPDQDENYVTPIEDSPAAEYMNQDVSLSSQAVPLKLKKPARLPAKPPKPAVLPKPDLKAINSIWTRKLGGSSPQAPSLVTIWAPTHQDLGISLLSWKRNYRRGGHWNTDPVSQGPVDYLWAQ from the exons ATGGCCTCTGCCCTGAGTCCACCGCGGGGCCCCAAGCTCAAAGGTGCTCCACCTTCGCACTACTACGAGAGCTTCCTAGAGAAAAAGGGACCCTGTGACCAG GATTACAGGAAGTTCTGGGCAGGCCTCCAGGGTTTAGCCATCTGTTTCTACAATGGCAATCGGGACTTGCAG CCCCTGGAGAGGCTGGACCTGAGGCTGTTTTCAAAGCTCAAAGAGGAGACTCTGCTGGGAAGCTCACGTGACACTGCCTATCACTTCAGCCTGGTTCTCCGGGACCAGGAGGTTAAATTCAAG gTGGAGAGCCTGGAATCTTGTGAGATGTGGAAAGGATTTATCTTGACTGTGGTGGAG CTCCGTGTCCCATCTAACCTGACCCTGCTGCCTGGACACCTGTACATGATGGCTGAGGTCCTGGCCAAAGAGGAGGTACGGAGGGCAGCCGAGGTGCCCTG GTGCTTTCTGCAGGTGAGCAGGCTAGAGGCGCAGCTGCTCCTGGAGCGCTACCCGGAGTGCGGGAACCTGCTTCTGCGGCCTGGAGGCGATGGCAAGGACAGTGTGTCTGTCACTACCCGGCAGATACTCAATGG GTCACCCGTGGTCAAACACTACAAGGTGAAGCGGGAAGGTCCTAACTATGTGATCGACGTGGAAGACCCG tttccctgcccctcactggaAGCTGTGGTCAACTATTTTGTGACGCACACCAAGAGGGCGCTGATCCCTTTCGTGTTGGATGAGGACTATGAGAAGGTTCTAG GCTTCGTGGATTCGGATCGGGAGAACGGCGAGAGTGCATGGGCTGTGCCCTCCTCCCGAGGCTCAG GCCATGCCCTCCCTGCTAATGTCCCAAAGCCACTCCCacctgtacctgtacctgtgTCCAGCCAGGAAGACAAGTTGCCTCCCCTGCCTCAGTTACCAGACCAGGATGAGAACTATGTGACTCCCATTGAAGACTCCCCAGCAGCTGAATACATGAATCAGGATG TGTCTCTCTCCAGTCAGGCAGTCCCCCTGAAGCTCAAGAAGCCAGCAAGGCTCCCAGCCAAACCCCCAAAGCCAGCAGTTTTGCCTAAGCCAG ATCTCAAAGCCATTAACAGCATCTGGACCAGGAAGCTAGGCGGAAGCTCACCCCAGGCTCCCTCCCTTGTGACAA TCTGGGCTCCCACCCACCAGGACTTGGGGATATCACTGCTGAGCTGGAAGAGAAACTACAGAAGAGGAGGGCACTGGAACACTGATCCAGTCTCCCAGGGACCAGTGGACTATCTCTGGGCACAATAG
- the Fsd1 gene encoding fibronectin type III and SPRY domain-containing protein 1 isoform X2 has product MEDQREALRKIITTLAMKNEETQTFIYSLKQMLLNIEANSAKVQEDLEAEFQSLTSVLEELKESMLMKIKQDRASRTYELQNQLAACTRALESSEELLETANQTLQAADSEDFPQAAKQIKDGVTMAPAFRLSLKAKVSDNMSHLMVDFAQERQMLQALKFLPVPSAPIIDLAESVVADNCVALVWHMPDEDSKIDHYVLEYRRTNFEGPPRLKEDQPWMVVEGIRHTEHTLTGLKFDMKYMNIRVKACNKAVAGEFSEPVTLETPAFMFRLDGSTSHQNLRVEDLSVEWDAMGGKVQDIKAREKEGKGRTASPVNSPARGTPSPKRMSSGRGGRDRFTAESYTVLGDTLIDGGEHYWEVRFEPDSKAFGLGVAYRSLGRFEQLGKTAASWCLHANNWLQASFTAKHANKVKVLDSPVPDCLGVHCDFHQGVVWKLPGDHRPAGAQCSALPAEAGQCH; this is encoded by the exons ATGGAGGACCAGCGG GAGGCGCTAAGAAAAATCATCACTACCCTGGCCATGAAGAATGAGGAGACACAGACCTTCATCTACTCCCTGAAGCAGATGTTGCTGAATATAGAG GCAAACTCAGCCAAAGTCCAGGAGGATCTGGAAGCCGAGTTCCAGTCCCTCACATCGGTTCTGGAGGAACTGAAGGAATCCATGCTGATGAAGATCAAACAGGACAGGGCCAGCCGCACTTACGAGCTGCAG AACCAGTTAGCTGCCTGCACACGGGCCCTGGAGAGCTCTGAGGAGCTCCTGGAAACAGCCAACCAGACCCTGCAGGCTGCAGATAGCGAGGACTTCCCTCAG GCCGCCAAGCAaatcaaagatgg CGTGACCATGGCCCCCGCCTTCCGACTGTCACTCAAAGCCAAGGTCAGCGACAATATGAGTCACCTCATGGTGGACTTCGCACAGGAAAGGCAGATGCTACAGGCCCTCAAGTTCCTACCTG TGCCCAGCGCCCCCATCATCGACTTGGCGGAGTCCGTCGTGGCAGATAACTGTGTGGCGCTGGTGTGGCATATGCCAGATGAGGACAGCAAGATTGACCACTATGTCCTGGAGTACCGCAGGACCAATTTTGAGGGCCCGCCCCGCCTCAAGGAGGACCAACCCTGGATGGTTGTTGAGGGCATCCGGCACACGGAGCACACCTTGACAG GTCTCAAATTTGACATGAAATACATGAACATTCGTGTGAAAGCTTGTAACAAGGCGGTGGCTGGTGAATTCTCCGAGCCGGTGACCTTAGAGACACCAG CATTCATGTTCCGCCTGGACGGGTCCACATCTCACCAGAACCTGCGAGTGGAAGACCTCTCCGTTGAGTGGGACGCCATGGGCGGGAAGGTTCAAGATATCAAGGCTCGAGAGAAAGAGGGCAAGGGAAGGACAGCGTCCCCTGTAAACTCTCCAGCCAG AGGGACTCCATCtcccaagaggatgtcctcaggTCGTGGGGGCCGGGACCGGTTCACAGCTGAGTCTTACACGGTGCTGG GGGACACGCTGATTGACGGTGGGGAGCACTACTGGGAAGTGCGCTTTGAACCAGACAGCAAAGCCTTTGGCCTGGGTGTGGCCTACCGAAGCCTAGGCCGCTTCGAGCAGCTGGGCAAGACGGCTGCATCCTGGTGCCTGCATGCCAACAACTGGCTGCAGGCCAGCTTCACTGCCAAGCATGCCAACAAGGTCAAAGTGCTAGACAGCCCTGTGCCTGACTGCTTGGGTGTGCACTGCGACTTCCACCAAG GTGTGGTGTGGAAGCTTCCAGGTGACCACAGGCCTGCAGGTGCCCAGTGCAGTGCGCTGCCTGCAGAAGCGGGGCAGTGCCACTAG